The segment TGGGCTGATTTTTACCAACAAATCCGATTGGCAAGCGTTGCTCGATCGCGCTCAGCAAAAACAACTCTCGTTCTATCAACAACCGAAACACCGCTTTGTGGGTATGCCGCTTGAACATTCCACCTTTTTTCTGATTGATCCCTTTGGCAATTTGATGGAATACAAACACTACACTGACCCGACTGCCATTTTCGGCGGCGATCTTAATCAGATTGGCGATCGCTGATTGCTTGAGGCAGGGCTTTCATCTGCGATCGACGTTTGAGCCAGAACAGTCCCGGCAAAATGACTAAAGCTGCAAACATAGGAGGTTCTGGGACTGTGGCTGTGGCATCGGTTCGAGTGATGCCGCGTACCGTCAACTGGGTTTCAGGCTCAAAGTGCCGCTGATAAAACC is part of the Leptolyngbya boryana PCC 6306 genome and harbors:
- a CDS encoding VOC family protein; its protein translation is MNSVLFHLAFPVRDIPTTKAYYVDGLGCGLGRENDQAAILNLYDHQLVAHVTHDEIAPQKGIYPRHFGLIFTNKSDWQALLDRAQQKQLSFYQQPKHRFVGMPLEHSTFFLIDPFGNLMEYKHYTDPTAIFGGDLNQIGDR